One Gopherus evgoodei ecotype Sinaloan lineage chromosome 1, rGopEvg1_v1.p, whole genome shotgun sequence genomic window, cttaattctgctcccCTGTGCATATacatacagtctttaattacataatattTCTTTTCCACAGAATGGATGCACAAAGAGATGGAATGAAGGTTGGATGGGAAACCTTAAAtctcatttcctaactttcaagtgcttgactttgccacctaaacaatatttttaaactttatatCCAAAAAGCTCTCTAAATACACAGACCACTTCCCACTCTCTCTTTCTATACTGGTATCACTATTAAGACTACAAGCTTCTATGGGCAGAGATTCAAGTTAACACATATTATTCATTGTATAATGCTAGGCACACTTAAGagctaaaccaggggtaggcaacctctggcacgggtgccgaagttggcacatgagctgattttcagtggcactcactctgcctgggtcctggccaccagtccggggggctctgcattttaatttaattttaaacgaagcttcttaaacattttgaaaccttatttactttagctacaacaatagtttagttatatgttatagacttacataaagaggccttctaaaaaggttaaaatgtattactggcacgcaaaatcttaaattagaatgaataaatgaagatccggcacagcacttctgaaaagttgccgacccctgagcaacacaaatAACTACAGTCAAACTCAGTTTTTCTTCCATTACACAGAAATTACAGATGGAGCCATTTAATAGATTTTCCTGCTAATGGAAGAATATTCCTTATATATTTTGCAGTTTTTTTACCTAGCCTCATTTTACAGTCTAAAATATTTTCTGATTCTAACCATGAAGTCAAGTGTGGAAATTTGAAGCAATTGGCAGGGACATGTATTTTAATTAACAATGTCAAGGTTTCCTCAATGTGATTGGATTAAAGATTGCATGCAAGTAATTTAAGTAAATTGAGCATTCAAATTACAGGTCTACAAAGACTATACTGGAATCCACATTTACAGCTTTTGTTTAGTATTTGTACTATGTACAGaaatatggcaaaaaaaaaaaaacaccagcaacaaagaaaggaaaagaggtaGGTAGGCTGTATAACTCTGTATACATATTGATAGTAAGACTCTGCCTGCACTAGCCTTGTTTCTGAAAAATATTCCAGTGCTTCTGATGCTAActccacatagggtgaccagacagcaaatttgaaaaatggggacagggggtgggaggtaataggagcttatataaaaaaaaaaggcccaaaaatcaggactgtccctataaaatcaggatatctggtcactctaactcCACAGGCGGTACCAAGCATTGGAACATAGGAGTAGAAAAGGTACCCTTGGCAGACAGCATTATATCTATCCTGTTATGTAGATCTCTttaggctttgtctgcactagTGCTTCCATCATTGTTAACACTGGGAGAGCTGTTTCTGTGTTAACAATGGCAGGAAGCTTTTTAGAAAGCAGgatggtgtggacagtgcttatgGGGAGAAGCAGAGACTAGTAGAACTGCTACAAGTTGTACTGCCAGCTATAAACTTTGCATGGAGCAATAGCGCAAATAGGGGAAGGGGGTCTGAGCCTCTTCTCCCTTTCCAGCTTTCCACTATATGCTGAAAACTTCAGCCTGTTTCACTCTCCCCCATTTCCCATTTTAGATATTGTGCTTGATCATTCacatttccctccacccccaccccagctggacAGGACACACATAAATTTTTTCACCCAAATGTCTCaaaacatttcacacacacaggTAGCAATACAGCATCCCTGTGATTctttgcactgttgtagccatgttggccccGGAATATTAGccagacaaggtggctgaggtaatatcatttattggaccaacttctactcgtgaaacatacaagcttttgagctacagagagctgaagaagagctctatgtagctcagggtgggcaaattttttagatcgaggaccacatctgggaatagaaattgtatggtgggctatgaatgctcataaaactggggttggggtgcaggagggggtgagagctctggttgggggtgcaggctctggggtgggactggggatgagccGTTTGgcgtgcaggaggatgctctgggctagggctgaggggttcagagggtgggagggggattagggctggggcagggggttggggcatgggaagagactcaggggtgcaggctccgagcagcgcttacctcaagcgacTCCCATAAGCAGCAGCATGCCCCTtttctggctcctacatggaagcGCGGCCAGGcgactctgcacgctgccccatctacaggcaccatccctgcagttcccattggagcAACAGCTAGGGCCATTGGAAAACacaggagccagagtggggccatGCCACAGTTTGTGGGGTCTCCGTGGAGCAGCCCCAGATCCTGCagcccagctggagcaccagagcagggcaagccccaggccACGCTCtccagcaggagctcaggggccggatccagccagcgggctgtagtttgtccacccctgatgTAGCTGGACACCACGAGATGTCAGTCCACTGAAAGATACTACTTCAGCCCCTGGTGTGTCTAGCAGCCCTGTGAGACAGATGTACCGTATGTTATCCCCCACTTTAAGCCAGGGAGCCCGAGGCACGGAGTGGTGAAGTACTTGCAGAaggcaggctgggagccaggagcctgaCTCCTCAATTAGAATATCATCTGTGGCTTCTAGGAGTCACTAGTGTCATCAATCCTGATATCAGCACTCTCTGATAAAGGACACTAGACTAGACAGACATTGTTGTGTCCCTGGATGTCAATACATAGGTTCCTGATGAACCCATTGTCAGAGAGGAGTTGTGAAGCTGGAGAAGGGGGAGATCAAGCTGAAATGGCCCAATCCCACTTGGAAAAAATTCAGCTGAGACTTTTCCCTCCGAACCTTGCATCTTGGACACCAGCTGTACATGGACACCTTACTTTGTCCACAAGGTCTGGGAGCCTGACTCCTAGGGGAAAGTCACCACCACAAAACCCCTGTGTCTGCGGAAAGCAAACGGCCGCTCGCATTCATGCTCTGTAAGATCAGGCGGGACAATCGCCCCTCGGGAGGCTCGAGGTTTACTGGGCACTGCCCGCGCCTGGAACCGGACCGAGCCGCCGCTCCAGGTCCCGTCCAGCTCCATGTTACTGCGGGTGCGGCCGGGGGCAGGCTGTGGTGGGGAGCGGGGGCCCCACAAACCTGCCCCACGAACTGCCCCTGGGAGGAGAGACACCCCCCAGCCCATCGCAGCGCGCGGGGGCCGGCGGCGCTGCTCCCCCCTCACCTTGCAGTCTCTGAGCGGCACCATCTTCCCGGCCCCTTCTCTGCCCTTGTGctgcggggcggggctgggcccGGCCCGCCTCCCGCAGAGAGACACCTagccgggcggggcggggcgacCCGGTCTCCGCTGAGCGGATAGCGGCCTCTTTGGACCAGGGCGCCGCAGCGCCAGCCGGCTGTGGGAGAGCCCGGCCCGGCGCCTCAGATCGGGGAAGGGAGGAATTTGGGCGCCACATAAAAcgcggggggcggggacaggccggccCGGGGGATCCCGGCAGTGCCGGGGCGCGGGGATTCCAGGCTGCGCAGCGGCTGCACGGTGGCAGTTGGAGCCGTTGGGAGATGTCCGTTCCCGGGCCAGGGATCTCCCCTTGGCCCCGCCACCACCACCATGCCGCCgctgctcctccccagcctcctCCTGTCGCTCCTGGGCTGCTGCGGCCCCCCGGGCCGGGCTGCTGCGGCCGCCCCGCGCTTCCAGCTCCCGCCACTGCTGGTCACCTGCTCGGACCCGCACGGGCGTGTCTATCGGCGCCAGGACAATGAGGTCTGGGCCTCGTGCCTGTGGGATGGTCCCATCGAGCTGCGTTATACGCGGGCCCCCGGAGCAGTGTCAGGAGCCCAGGAGGGAGAGACACAACTGCCACCCCCACCGCGCTGCCGCTGGTACCGGGACTCAGTCTGGGTGCAGGACACGTCTCGCTGgtcaggcagggcagtgctggggccaggcctggctgggggcggCCCTGCTCCACCCTGGGCCTCAAGCCACATCACGGTACAATGTGCATCGGCCTCGTGTGCCGTGCCTACGTGTCTGCACCGCAACCTGAGCATCGAGGTGTCTGGGCAGGATGTGCGGCTCTTCCTGCTTTGGCCACCGGAACCCCCCATCCTTGAGTGGCAGCCCGTGCAGCTGGGCTGGTGTGCACGCCTCAAGAGCTCACGCTGGCGCTACCGCTTCAGCAGCCGCGGGGgcagccctgctgcactcctcatTCCTAGCAACCAGCACCACAAGCTGCTCTCACCCGCTGCCTACCCAAGAGCTGAATTGCACCAGGTCTGTGCCTCCTACTACAGCTACCGCCTGACCGTGCACTATACCCGCCGTGGTCTCTACATTGCCTCAATCAGCATGGAGCAGGGGCCTCGGATCAGCCTTAGCCTCACCCTGAGGGTGGAGCCAGCTCTGCTGCATGTCCTCAGTGCCCACTCTAAGTTGTTTAGCCTTCCTTACCAGCCCCTCAGCCTCTCTTGGAGCCTACAGCCCCTTGGCCCCAGGACACTGGCATATAGGCTGCTGGACATGCAGGGGACGGAGGGCTGGTCAGCCTCCTATAATCCTTATGCTTTGCGGAGCAACTTCTGTGCTGACTCCATGCCCCGGCAGGCTAGTGAAATGGCGCTGGCCAGCATTTACTTCCATATTGATGGAGAGTGGTTTGGGGATCTAGCAGGGGAGCTGAGTTTCTCCAATGCTACACTGGGCCTGACAATGAACAGTGAAACTCCCACCTACCTCACCCTTAATCCCCAGAAGACCAAGTCTGGCACTTATATTTTTAGCCGCAACCATGGACTTTATTACACCACCCAAGCAAACAATGCCAGTGCCCCTGATGACGGTGTCAAATCCCATTATATATTCTTCCAGCAGCAGAGCCTTTCCTTCTTGCTCACTATTGAGTTTGTGAAGTTGCAATGGTACAAGTTCAACATGCACTTGTATCTGAACCGGAAAGGAGCCCTGTTCAGGTCTCTAGTGGACAGAGATATAGAAGTCCACATTTTCAACAGTGGTCCTTCTTTTTTGCAGAGTTTGATCTACATTGTGTGGTTTATTCCTGTGCAACATCCAATGCTGCAGTGTGAGTGGACCTTCAACCTGCAGTTGTTTGGATCAAGAAAAGAGTACCTCATCCAGAACAATACTTATACTTATGATGATCATGTCAGAAATGCAGCCCACTTTGTCCGTCGCTCTGTTTTACCTTTTAATCCTGCCCTGTACACAGGGTTTGTGGCAAAAGTGAATTGTACCAGAAGTGGACTTACACCTGCTGTTTTAAAAGTCACAGTCAACACTTATGCTTCAAAGGTCATGGAGTCACTGGTATCTTGTCAGAAAAAACCTTGTTTCATAGAGCGTTTGAGAATCCAGAAGCCTGATCTTGTTTACCCCATCATACGTACTAAAAAAGGGTTACAACTTATCCTGTATGCCAAGTTGCAAGTAAACTGCACAGATCTTGTACGTACTGAAGCAATCTGGAAAATCTATGGTGTTCAGAATGTCACAACTATTCCAGACTGGACAAAACCTTTAAATCCACCCCTCATCTGGAGAAGACACATGCTTATTTTACAAATTCCCAGCTTTAGTTTAGATTATGGCTTGTATCTGTTTAATTTCTCTGTTAAAATAACTGCATCTGAGAGTGTTGTGGAAGGCTCAGATACGGTTTTTGTTCAGATTGAGAAGAGTGACCTGGTGGCAGTCATTGCTGGAGGCACTTTCCGGACAGTGGGTTTTTCTGATCATTGGACTCTGGATGGATCTACTTCCTCTGATCCTGATTCATTGGACCGATTAGAGGGGCTCACATTTATGTGGTACTGTACAAAACGTGTATCAGATTATGCAAACATGACAGTGAGTACAAATGGGACCTGTCATCCAAACCAGGTAGATTTGAAATGGATAAAGTTTTCTGGTCCTACTCAGACTATTTTGCCAGAAACCCTTCAAGGAAATACTGTGTACCATTTTCGTTTGGTCATTCAAAAGGATAACAGAAAGAGTTATGCTGACCAAACCATAAGCGTGCGGCCTGGATCTCCACCTGTTCTGAATGTTACATGCATTGAAAATTGTGGTAAAATTGTAATTCCAACAGATAGATTTACATTGTCTGGAAAATGCCTAAACTGTAGAATGACTAGTCGACCAGTCTATCACTGGTCACTTTTTTCAGGAAGTTTCACTGAAGTAAAATTTGATTGGGCTTCCAAAACTTCAACAGGGAAGTCTAGTGCATACCTGTCTATACATGCTTTGACTTTTATGAATATTGCAGACCAGTCATACTCTCTTCTCCTAAAAATAACCACTTGGGGTGGTACGTCATCAACCTACAGGTACTCATTTTATGTAAATTCTCCACCTAGGATTGGAAAGTGTACTGTCAATCCAACCAGGGGTGTTGCATTCCTGACAAAATTTATTGTTCAGTGTAGTGGATTTTCAGATAAAAATTTACCTCTTACGTACAAAGTAATAGCAGCCTCAGATTTATTGAAAAGCAGTAGAATAACTTCTTTAGAGGAGAATACTTTAGGGACAATAGTGTATTTTGGCTATCAGCCTAAAACTCCTCCATCTTTTCTCCCCATTGGTGTACCATCTAAGAAGTATACTTTGACAATCTATGTTCAAGTGTATGATTCCCTTGGGGCATTTTCCCAAGTAGCTTTACACACAACAGTGCAGGATCCAGCCAAAAGTAGACCACCAGATATTATGCTCAATGAACTGCTTGCTTTAACCAGTGGATCAAATGCACCAATGACATCTTTGCTTCAAATTGGAGATTATTTAAATGTAGGCTATTTGGTTTATATGGTTGCCTCAATTTTAAATGATATTAAAACTGCACCAACTATCCAGGTGTCTAAGGCTGAATTTAGAGAAAGCCTTCTTAATCAGTCTTTGAGTATTCCTACTACCAACGTAATGGAAGTAAATCAAGTAGTTGCTTGTATTTCTGAATTAACACAGGAAGTCACTGAAGTAAATAGAGCATCACAACAGCTTGCCATTCAAAAACTGAAAGAAGTGAGTGAAGCACTAAAAAGATTCAGGGATAAAAGCCTTGGGTCTGAACAAACAGAGCTTCTGAGCACTGGTATACTAACAGGCCTGTCCAATGTCCTGAAAGCTTCTCTTTTAGATCTCAGCAATGTCAATGTGCATGCAGTTAAACAAACCTTCTCTGTCATGGAGACTTTAGCAGAAATAGTCTTACAAGGCAAAGTCCCTGGAGAAAATGAAACTGTAATGGAGGCCAAAAGCTGGAACATTAATTTACAGAAAGATGAAAAGTGGGATGTCACAAATACTTTCTCCGCCAAAAAAGACTGCCAGAATTGCTTTTATCCAACACTGAAGCAGGAGGATCATTCAGAATTGCCAATAGATGCTGTGATTGCCACTGTATTTTATGAGTTTGAAGAGAACCCCTTCCCTTGGTTGGCATATACGTCAGATATTGTAACAACAGTCACTGGGTTCAAAATGACAGGAACCAAAGTGAATGGTGACATAATAGGGATCATGCCTGCAGTAGCAGAAGTGATTATTGCTAGAAAAGATAAGAAGTCTGCAGCTTTTAAATTGACAATAGGGCCTGATAAAACCCTCCCAAAAACAACTGGAGGATTTAGTTTTGAAGTGGACAGAAACTCCAAGGATATATTTATCCAGATTTTGActaaattaaaagtttctttcagGTTATTTATATACTTAGGTGTTAATGTCACCCACACCTCTCCTATAGCTTCTTTTGTTGCTTCTCACAATGAGCCTGCAGTTGCAAGTGGGAATAAGTCAAATAACATAGATTGTGCGATTAAGGCTCCTTATGTTATCTGTCTCCCACAGTCACTGCTGAGGgccacagccccaggcagtgggacaGATAAATGGACCATTTCCATTATCTTGCAATCACAATCTATTGTAAGGTCCAGAAACAACAGATTGGTGAGCATATCCCTTTTTAATGCTGTCTGCTTAGACCTAGATGGAGTGCAGAGTCAGTGGAAAGAAGGTACATGCGTTCTTGGCCCTCTTACCAGCTGGCAAAGGGTACATTGCATCTGCAAAGTGAAGCAGCGCACCAAGGGAACAGCAAGCCGCACCATACCCAGTTCCTCCAAATTCGATATCAAGTTCTTGGCCTCTAAAGTATTTGTGGTCCCCAACCCAGTGGATCTGAAAAAATCCCTTTTAgcaaaaatacacaaaaacatgGTGACCCTCTTAACAGTGCTTTTCATTTTTTTAGTCTATTTTCTCCTAGCTCTCTGGGCCCTGAGAAAAGACCGGACTGATAAAGTTAGCAGGGACAAAGTTATAGTCCTGCAAGACAATGACCCCTTTGATAAAGTGTGCTACTTGGTCACTTTATACACAGGCAGTCGTTTGGGAGCTGGAACCACAGCAGATGTTTTTCTCCAACTCATAGGCCAAAATGGCACCAGTGATGTGCATCACTTACGGCACCTGAATTATCCATCATTCATTCGAGGAGGCATTGATACTTTTCTGCTAACTACCAAGAATGATTTAGGAGACATTTATTCCCTTAGGGTCTGGCACAATAACGGAGGTTCTTCTCCTGACTGGTTCTTAAGTAGAGTAAAAGTTGAAAATATGTATACTAAAGAGTTCTGGCTGTTTATTTGCAGGAAATGGCTTGCTCTTGATAAGGATGATCGTTTACTAGAAAGGACATTTGTTGTTACACACCCAAGAGTACCTTTGGCCAAAATGgactattttttaataaatattgccAATGACCTCGTAGATAGTCACATATGGTTATCTGTTTTTGCTCAGGTTGTCACTGGCTCCTTCAACAGACTCCAAAGATTATCTTGCTGTTTAGCAGTACTATTGTGTACCCTGCTTATTAACATTATGTTCTTTAATGCTGACAAAAATAAAGAAGTTGTTTCAATACACTTACGATATTTGATATCAATAATAATAGGAATTGAAAGTGCTTTGGTTACCATCCCTGTGCAAATGATTATAACTGCCTTGTTTAAGTATTCACAGAAGGAGCCTTGTCCACATGGTGCAGCTCAGAATCACCCAAAGGAAAGTTCACCCTTCATGTCTGGAAACCTTAGGAACTGGAAGGAACGCCTGCAAAAATGGTACATTACAGAAGCTTCTACACAATCTGTGAGTAGCAATACTCTAGAGAACTGTTCCAATGCTAATGATTCATATAGTTTACAGTATTTTGataagaaaagaaagcaaagaacACCAAAAATGTGGAGTAATTGCACAATCTCTGAGGGTGCTGCAAATGCAATTGCAGCACAGGAGGAAAATGCAGCTGATACTTCAACTGCAGAGGCTAAAGCACAACAAACCCAACCGCGAAACTCCAATTTCAGTAAtaattatgcagaagaaaaggaTGACAgcattcagaaagaaagaaaaccactAAACATCCCCTTCATGCTCTTTCGCAAAAGGCCACAGATAACTTTTTGTTGGTGGTGTGTATATGTCTCTTGGATATTGGTCATAGTTGTAGCAGGGGTGTCATCATTTTTCATCGTATTATATGGTCTGTCCTATGGCTACAAAACATCATTAGAGTGGCTTTTAGCATCAGCAACCTCATTTTTTGAGAGTGTGCTGCTTCTTCAAACCCTAAAAATCATTCTTTTCTCAGCCCTGGGTACAATTTATCCAAAGTACTATGAAAACATCCCATGGTCAACCAGGGATAATTTCCTTGAGATTAGGTTGGATGAAGTTAGTATGGATGCAGATGAGATGAGAGAGAAGCACTATGAAATTATCAGACTCAGAGGCACTAAGCAGTATCAACCCTTAGAAGAGGATGAAATCACAATCatgaggaaaagagagaaaattaaaagCAAAGTTTTCATCTTCCTCAAAGACATTGTCAGTCACTTTGTCTTTTTAACCCTAGTATTAAACATTGCCTACTCCACAGAAAACACCAACAGCTTTTACTACAATCAAGTTATTCATAAACAATTCTCTCTTAAGCTCTCCAGCGTGGATAAACTAGAACACATTTACTTGTGGGTGAATAATGTCTTTTTGTCTTTGATCCACAATAACCACCAACCAACTTTTCTTTCTGACAGCTGGTCCAAAATCCTAGGTTTGCCAA contains:
- the PKDREJ gene encoding polycystic kidney disease and receptor for egg jelly-related protein; this encodes MPPLLLPSLLLSLLGCCGPPGRAAAAAPRFQLPPLLVTCSDPHGRVYRRQDNEVWASCLWDGPIELRYTRAPGAVSGAQEGETQLPPPPRCRWYRDSVWVQDTSRWSGRAVLGPGLAGGGPAPPWASSHITVQCASASCAVPTCLHRNLSIEVSGQDVRLFLLWPPEPPILEWQPVQLGWCARLKSSRWRYRFSSRGGSPAALLIPSNQHHKLLSPAAYPRAELHQVCASYYSYRLTVHYTRRGLYIASISMEQGPRISLSLTLRVEPALLHVLSAHSKLFSLPYQPLSLSWSLQPLGPRTLAYRLLDMQGTEGWSASYNPYALRSNFCADSMPRQASEMALASIYFHIDGEWFGDLAGELSFSNATLGLTMNSETPTYLTLNPQKTKSGTYIFSRNHGLYYTTQANNASAPDDGVKSHYIFFQQQSLSFLLTIEFVKLQWYKFNMHLYLNRKGALFRSLVDRDIEVHIFNSGPSFLQSLIYIVWFIPVQHPMLQCEWTFNLQLFGSRKEYLIQNNTYTYDDHVRNAAHFVRRSVLPFNPALYTGFVAKVNCTRSGLTPAVLKVTVNTYASKVMESLVSCQKKPCFIERLRIQKPDLVYPIIRTKKGLQLILYAKLQVNCTDLVRTEAIWKIYGVQNVTTIPDWTKPLNPPLIWRRHMLILQIPSFSLDYGLYLFNFSVKITASESVVEGSDTVFVQIEKSDLVAVIAGGTFRTVGFSDHWTLDGSTSSDPDSLDRLEGLTFMWYCTKRVSDYANMTVSTNGTCHPNQVDLKWIKFSGPTQTILPETLQGNTVYHFRLVIQKDNRKSYADQTISVRPGSPPVLNVTCIENCGKIVIPTDRFTLSGKCLNCRMTSRPVYHWSLFSGSFTEVKFDWASKTSTGKSSAYLSIHALTFMNIADQSYSLLLKITTWGGTSSTYRYSFYVNSPPRIGKCTVNPTRGVAFLTKFIVQCSGFSDKNLPLTYKVIAASDLLKSSRITSLEENTLGTIVYFGYQPKTPPSFLPIGVPSKKYTLTIYVQVYDSLGAFSQVALHTTVQDPAKSRPPDIMLNELLALTSGSNAPMTSLLQIGDYLNVGYLVYMVASILNDIKTAPTIQVSKAEFRESLLNQSLSIPTTNVMEVNQVVACISELTQEVTEVNRASQQLAIQKLKEVSEALKRFRDKSLGSEQTELLSTGILTGLSNVLKASLLDLSNVNVHAVKQTFSVMETLAEIVLQGKVPGENETVMEAKSWNINLQKDEKWDVTNTFSAKKDCQNCFYPTLKQEDHSELPIDAVIATVFYEFEENPFPWLAYTSDIVTTVTGFKMTGTKVNGDIIGIMPAVAEVIIARKDKKSAAFKLTIGPDKTLPKTTGGFSFEVDRNSKDIFIQILTKLKVSFRLFIYLGVNVTHTSPIASFVASHNEPAVASGNKSNNIDCAIKAPYVICLPQSLLRATAPGSGTDKWTISIILQSQSIVRSRNNRLVSISLFNAVCLDLDGVQSQWKEGTCVLGPLTSWQRVHCICKVKQRTKGTASRTIPSSSKFDIKFLASKVFVVPNPVDLKKSLLAKIHKNMVTLLTVLFIFLVYFLLALWALRKDRTDKVSRDKVIVLQDNDPFDKVCYLVTLYTGSRLGAGTTADVFLQLIGQNGTSDVHHLRHLNYPSFIRGGIDTFLLTTKNDLGDIYSLRVWHNNGGSSPDWFLSRVKVENMYTKEFWLFICRKWLALDKDDRLLERTFVVTHPRVPLAKMDYFLINIANDLVDSHIWLSVFAQVVTGSFNRLQRLSCCLAVLLCTLLINIMFFNADKNKEVVSIHLRYLISIIIGIESALVTIPVQMIITALFKYSQKEPCPHGAAQNHPKESSPFMSGNLRNWKERLQKWYITEASTQSVSSNTLENCSNANDSYSLQYFDKKRKQRTPKMWSNCTISEGAANAIAAQEENAADTSTAEAKAQQTQPRNSNFSNNYAEEKDDSIQKERKPLNIPFMLFRKRPQITFCWWCVYVSWILVIVVAGVSSFFIVLYGLSYGYKTSLEWLLASATSFFESVLLLQTLKIILFSALGTIYPKYYENIPWSTRDNFLEIRLDEVSMDADEMREKHYEIIRLRGTKQYQPLEEDEITIMRKREKIKSKVFIFLKDIVSHFVFLTLVLNIAYSTENTNSFYYNQVIHKQFSLKLSSVDKLEHIYLWVNNVFLSLIHNNHQPTFLSDSWSKILGLPRMRQVRAKSTEKKCFHPHSFVNKFVISKSHCLHKYGSDPEERGDYAGSWTKVANRSVTSDIVNYVGFTYQSNRNQWVYYSYGELYTYGPGGYTFYFFPAEQRPHSTKRLNVLQNSNWLDEETWAVIIELTTFNPDVHLFCSISVIFEISHFGLINTSLSVHSFTLPIFQQQSRTQIFVFITVLAFLLIYIMDEIHIIRQERTKYIKNVSNLINFGLKSVFVFFVFLQVIKFKMGADIVKFYLLNPNDFIPFHTVSHVDQTLRIIMGFLAFLIVLKTLRYSRFFYDVRLAQRSILAALPGICSMALVVAVYFFVYMAFGYLVFGQHEWNYNNMIHSAQTVFSYCVSAFKDTAFTSNRLLGGLFLASFMLVMICVLINLFQAVIMSAYEDMKQPVYEEPSDEAEVITFLVHKIRRIWYFITCRTPAASDPDLFNSVLYGQAQRYSHRHLGLKTKKINGKKMVYLVI